In one Natronosalvus amylolyticus genomic region, the following are encoded:
- the pan1 gene encoding proteasome-activating nucleotidase Pan1 has product MSDTVEDVDVPYDEDEASQQEKIRALEERLEVLESQNEEMRDKLLDANAENNKYQQKLERLTHENKKLKQSPLFVATVQEIMDDGVIIKQHGNNQEALTEVTDEMRTELEPDARVAVNNSLSIVKSLSSETDVRARVMEVTESPDVSYEDIGGLEEQMQEVRETVEMPLKSPEMFTEVGIDPPSGVLLYGPPGTGKTMLAKAVANQTDATFIKMAGSELVHKFIGEGAKLVRDLFEVAREHEPAVLFIDEIDAIAAKRTESKTSGDAEVQRTMMQLLSEMDGFEDRGEIRIIAATNRFDMLDRAILRPGRFDRLIEVPKPTEEGRELIFQIHTRNMNVADDVDFAELAETTPEASGADIKAVCTEAGMFAIRDERTEIRMEDFRSAWEKVQAESEEDPSVSKTFA; this is encoded by the coding sequence ATGAGCGACACTGTGGAAGACGTCGATGTCCCGTACGACGAGGACGAGGCGTCTCAACAGGAGAAAATACGAGCACTCGAGGAGCGCCTCGAGGTGCTCGAGTCCCAGAACGAGGAGATGCGGGACAAACTCCTCGACGCGAACGCCGAGAACAACAAGTACCAGCAGAAACTCGAGCGCCTGACCCACGAGAACAAGAAACTCAAACAGTCGCCGTTGTTCGTCGCCACCGTCCAGGAGATCATGGACGATGGCGTCATCATCAAACAACACGGCAACAATCAGGAAGCGCTGACCGAAGTAACCGACGAGATGCGAACGGAGCTCGAGCCGGACGCTCGAGTCGCGGTCAACAACTCGCTGTCGATCGTGAAATCGCTCTCGAGCGAGACGGATGTGCGAGCGCGTGTGATGGAAGTCACCGAGAGCCCGGACGTCTCGTATGAGGATATCGGAGGTCTCGAGGAGCAGATGCAGGAGGTGCGAGAAACCGTCGAGATGCCACTCAAGAGCCCGGAGATGTTCACCGAGGTCGGCATCGACCCACCGAGCGGCGTCTTGCTGTACGGCCCGCCGGGGACCGGAAAGACGATGCTCGCGAAGGCCGTTGCGAATCAGACCGACGCCACCTTCATCAAGATGGCTGGCTCCGAGTTGGTTCACAAGTTCATCGGCGAGGGTGCAAAACTGGTCCGCGACCTCTTCGAAGTGGCCCGCGAACACGAGCCAGCGGTGCTCTTTATCGACGAAATCGACGCTATCGCGGCCAAACGTACGGAGTCGAAAACCTCCGGCGACGCCGAAGTCCAGCGGACGATGATGCAGTTGCTTTCGGAGATGGACGGCTTCGAAGACCGCGGCGAGATTCGTATTATCGCGGCGACGAACCGCTTCGATATGTTGGACCGGGCAATCTTGCGGCCGGGCCGATTCGACCGGCTCATCGAAGTGCCGAAACCGACCGAAGAGGGACGGGAACTCATCTTCCAGATCCACACCCGCAACATGAACGTCGCCGACGACGTCGACTTCGCGGAACTCGCGGAGACAACGCCCGAGGCCTCCGGTGCTGACATCAAAGCCGTCTGTACCGAAGCCGGCATGTTCGCGATTCGCGACGAGCGAACCGAGATCAGAATGGAAGACTTCCGCAGCGCCTGGGAGAAGGTTCAGGCCGAATCCGAGGAAGACCCGTCCGTCTCGAAGACGTTCGCCTAA
- a CDS encoding GMP synthase subunit A — MTKIAVVDNHGQFTHLEQRALRDLGVDCELVDNDTPPADLEADGIVLSGGPDMDRIGRSAEYLEDGRPVLGICLGMQIMADALDGSVGGGDYGGYADVTVDILEEDDPLIGSLAPETRVWASHADEVKTLPTGFTLTASSDVCGVEAMSDTERNLYGVQWHPEVAHTAEGDEVFENFLAIVESPSR; from the coding sequence ATGACGAAAATCGCTGTGGTGGACAATCACGGACAGTTCACCCATCTGGAACAACGTGCGTTGCGCGATCTCGGCGTCGACTGTGAGTTAGTCGATAACGACACCCCGCCAGCGGACCTCGAGGCCGATGGCATCGTGCTCTCGGGTGGCCCGGACATGGACCGAATCGGCCGCAGTGCGGAGTACCTCGAAGACGGGCGTCCCGTCCTTGGTATTTGTCTCGGGATGCAGATCATGGCCGACGCGCTCGATGGCAGTGTCGGTGGCGGCGACTACGGTGGCTACGCGGACGTCACCGTCGACATTCTCGAGGAAGACGACCCGTTGATCGGCTCGCTCGCACCCGAGACGCGCGTCTGGGCGAGTCACGCAGACGAGGTCAAAACCCTGCCAACGGGCTTTACGCTGACCGCCTCGAGTGACGTCTGTGGCGTCGAAGCGATGAGCGACACCGAGCGAAACCTCTACGGCGTACAGTGGCACCCCGAGGTGGCCCACACGGCAGAAGGCGACGAAGTCTTCGAAAACTTCCTCGCAATCGTCGAATCTCCCTCGAGGTAA
- a CDS encoding ABC transporter substrate-binding protein — translation MGESNWQIDRRTVLEGIGIGAVGLAGATNVQARSTVQEGEITITAVWTDDEEEDFLAVVDYAEGETGLDISYAPRDTETLLTSTLMDYEAGIATADIVVIPMEGRVRRDAEAGHLEPVGDLWDEEDYTTDHATVSVDDDVYAAPFGGDLKPGFWYRESFFDEHDLEEPEDYDQFLDLLAAIDGIEGVEAPLASGNGDGWPLSDITEAFILRQEDGHELQVDLIEGEAQFTDDRVATAFEELQELHQEGYFSEVRDFGIQYEFFWANETPLYFMGSWTPAFGAIEDPEDLNYFMLPGAEAMVTSINWFTIPAYVDDVDAAKDAAEAIISAEGQEVWTERGGFVPTAVDVPEEAYELEVMRDLTQEADEVELVPDLDDALGDPFQAEFWSQLLGFWAEPDQEIEPILETLDDALQESVGTEDGV, via the coding sequence ATGGGCGAGTCCAATTGGCAGATCGATCGACGTACCGTACTGGAAGGGATCGGTATCGGCGCTGTCGGTCTTGCGGGGGCCACGAACGTACAGGCCCGTTCGACCGTACAAGAGGGCGAAATAACCATCACCGCCGTCTGGACCGACGACGAAGAGGAGGACTTCCTCGCCGTGGTAGACTACGCGGAGGGGGAGACTGGCCTCGACATCTCGTATGCGCCACGAGACACCGAGACGCTTCTGACGTCGACCCTCATGGATTACGAGGCAGGTATCGCGACCGCGGACATCGTCGTGATACCGATGGAGGGTCGGGTTCGGAGAGACGCGGAGGCAGGCCACCTCGAGCCGGTCGGTGACCTCTGGGACGAGGAGGACTACACGACCGATCACGCGACGGTGTCGGTGGACGACGACGTGTACGCCGCGCCGTTCGGCGGTGATCTCAAGCCCGGGTTCTGGTACCGTGAGTCGTTCTTCGACGAACACGATCTCGAGGAACCAGAAGACTACGACCAGTTCCTCGATTTACTCGCAGCGATAGACGGCATCGAGGGAGTCGAAGCGCCGCTGGCTTCAGGGAACGGTGATGGCTGGCCCCTCAGTGATATCACGGAGGCGTTCATCCTTCGACAGGAAGACGGCCACGAGTTGCAGGTTGACCTCATCGAAGGCGAGGCCCAGTTCACCGACGACCGAGTTGCGACGGCGTTCGAAGAACTCCAGGAACTCCATCAGGAGGGCTACTTCAGCGAGGTGCGTGACTTCGGCATCCAGTACGAGTTCTTCTGGGCGAACGAAACGCCGCTGTACTTCATGGGGTCGTGGACGCCAGCGTTCGGCGCAATCGAAGATCCAGAGGATCTGAACTACTTCATGCTCCCCGGCGCGGAGGCGATGGTGACGAGCATTAACTGGTTCACTATTCCCGCGTACGTCGACGATGTCGATGCGGCGAAAGACGCTGCCGAGGCGATCATTTCGGCGGAGGGCCAGGAGGTCTGGACCGAGCGCGGTGGCTTCGTCCCCACTGCTGTCGACGTTCCGGAGGAAGCCTACGAACTCGAAGTCATGCGCGATCTTACCCAGGAGGCCGACGAAGTCGAACTCGTTCCCGATCTGGACGACGCGCTCGGCGACCCGTTCCAGGCGGAGTTCTGGTCGCAACTGCTCGGCTTCTGGGCGGAACCTGATCAAGAGATTGAGCCGATCCTGGAGACGCTCGACGACGCCTTACAGGAGAGCGTTGGGACAGAAGACGGGGTATAG
- a CDS encoding carbohydrate ABC transporter permease yields MVEDDPLEPTGIDAGSERATDHDQYLSVDDVPDIAPTAERSWRTRLRESIPTKRRALKYVVAITIAVLWIVPFIGLFMASIRPLSEIIGGWWHIEGMTITFENYYRAWNYSTAPMGQALLNTFIVTIPAVLVVMLLGVMAAYPFARFEFPLKTTLFFLILLVMAAPPELIAMGNFNALREFGLFDTYMGLILIHIGWGLGWVVLFLRNYLLGIPEELEEAARIDGASRYQIFRTIILPLSTPALVSVAVIQFTWVWNAFFFPLVFMRSPELYLAPQVLPLMRGRVQVEWGLIAAGSIMTMAVPVLLFLFLERYYKRGMVAAVTD; encoded by the coding sequence ATGGTTGAAGACGACCCCCTCGAACCGACTGGCATCGACGCCGGCTCCGAACGGGCCACCGATCACGATCAGTACCTGTCGGTCGACGACGTTCCGGACATCGCCCCCACCGCGGAACGAAGCTGGCGAACGAGACTCCGCGAGTCGATTCCCACGAAACGTCGAGCCCTCAAGTACGTCGTCGCGATCACCATTGCCGTCCTCTGGATCGTTCCGTTCATCGGCCTGTTCATGGCCTCGATCCGACCGCTCTCGGAGATCATCGGTGGCTGGTGGCATATAGAGGGAATGACGATCACGTTCGAGAACTACTATCGGGCGTGGAATTACAGCACTGCACCGATGGGGCAGGCCCTCCTCAACACGTTCATCGTCACCATCCCCGCCGTACTCGTCGTGATGCTCCTCGGCGTGATGGCGGCGTACCCGTTCGCTAGGTTCGAGTTCCCGCTGAAGACGACACTGTTTTTCCTGATACTGCTGGTTATGGCCGCGCCACCGGAACTCATCGCGATGGGGAACTTCAACGCGCTCCGCGAATTCGGGTTGTTCGACACGTACATGGGGCTGATACTGATCCACATCGGATGGGGGCTCGGGTGGGTCGTACTGTTCCTGCGAAATTACCTGCTCGGTATTCCGGAGGAACTCGAGGAAGCCGCACGTATCGACGGTGCCTCGCGATACCAGATCTTCCGGACGATCATCCTGCCTTTGTCGACGCCGGCACTCGTCTCGGTTGCCGTCATCCAGTTCACGTGGGTGTGGAACGCGTTTTTCTTCCCGCTGGTGTTCATGCGCTCACCGGAACTCTACCTCGCACCCCAGGTACTTCCGTTAATGCGAGGGCGGGTCCAGGTGGAGTGGGGACTTATCGCCGCCGGCTCGATCATGACGATGGCCGTCCCGGTACTCCTGTTCTTGTTCCTCGAGCGATACTACAAACGAGGGATGGTCGCGGCGGTGACAGATTGA
- a CDS encoding carbohydrate ABC transporter permease: protein MSLQDHIDGITVDSDEEGLLDIDREKAVALAVFLVPGLTLFGIFSVAPIVYSAFGSFFSWETFTLDSFVGLDNWTRSLTDQLIIHWPNMQELRYPMGALTHNLLWVVIHVPASTFLGLGLALLFADLKGRRFLRSMIFVGFTVPPIVIGLVLMFIYDPRAGVFNEVLRVLGQGQWVRNWTQSPQVAIYALIAGGIWVHTGFSMLLYSSALSAIDPSLLESAKVDGAGAWRRFRDIIWPLVRPVTAVVVIMGIIWVMRMFDIVYAAGGAAGGPNHAYSVLGIEVYRAAFRPPIDYGMAMVVALVQLFIVAPLALYIARMN from the coding sequence ATGAGCTTACAAGATCACATCGACGGGATTACGGTGGATAGCGATGAGGAAGGGCTGCTGGATATCGACCGGGAAAAGGCGGTCGCACTGGCGGTGTTTCTGGTTCCCGGCCTGACTCTCTTCGGTATCTTCTCGGTCGCCCCAATCGTCTACTCGGCGTTCGGGAGCTTCTTCTCCTGGGAAACGTTCACTCTGGATAGTTTTGTCGGCCTCGACAACTGGACCCGTTCGCTTACCGATCAGCTCATTATCCACTGGCCGAACATGCAGGAGTTGCGTTATCCCATGGGAGCACTGACCCACAACCTCCTCTGGGTCGTTATTCACGTACCCGCGAGTACGTTCCTCGGCCTCGGACTGGCGTTGCTGTTCGCCGATTTAAAAGGACGACGGTTCCTCCGATCCATGATCTTCGTGGGATTCACTGTCCCGCCCATCGTCATCGGGCTGGTTCTCATGTTCATTTACGATCCCCGGGCAGGGGTGTTCAACGAAGTTCTTCGTGTCCTCGGTCAAGGGCAGTGGGTTCGAAACTGGACGCAATCGCCCCAGGTGGCGATTTACGCCCTCATTGCGGGCGGAATTTGGGTCCACACCGGATTCAGTATGTTGCTCTACAGTTCCGCGCTTTCGGCCATCGATCCATCCCTGCTCGAATCCGCCAAGGTCGACGGAGCCGGTGCCTGGCGACGGTTCCGTGACATCATCTGGCCGCTGGTCAGGCCCGTGACGGCCGTAGTTGTCATTATGGGCATCATCTGGGTGATGCGAATGTTCGACATCGTATACGCTGCCGGTGGCGCTGCAGGTGGACCGAACCACGCGTACTCAGTGTTGGGTATCGAAGTATACCGGGCGGCATTCCGCCCGCCCATAGACTACGGGATGGCGATGGTGGTAGCGTTGGTTCAGCTGTTTATCGTCGCCCCGCTCGCGCTGTACATCGCTCGTATGAACTGA
- a CDS encoding ABC transporter ATP-binding protein — MVAITLENVSKYFGETVANYQVNLQVADGEFLVILGPSGCGKTTALRLIAGLEQPSEGAIYFDDDRVDGRSPSARNVAMVFQNYALYPHMTVAENIGYPLKVRGFSPDERDEKIEGVTSLLHIEDQVEKKPGALSGGQRQRVALARAIVREPTVFLLDEPLSNLDAKLRQEMRSELKRLQNELEITTVYVTHNQEEAMSMSDRVAVMNQGTVQQVAPPQELYDRPRTAWVAQFIGSPPMNLFQGTRQNGSIDLGEAGAVDLSGVLEAKETVVETSERDDVQATALLASDSQGTVSLGIRPENLSLVSSPPSSGNVIEGRVDTVEPMGEYILVNVSVNDQIVNAKVSDRTVSRGDRVYLTFDTNDAYVYDTNGDLVA; from the coding sequence ATGGTCGCCATTACACTCGAAAACGTCAGTAAGTACTTCGGGGAGACGGTGGCGAACTACCAGGTGAACCTCCAGGTTGCAGATGGGGAATTTCTCGTAATTCTCGGACCGTCAGGGTGTGGAAAGACGACTGCACTACGCTTAATCGCGGGCCTCGAGCAACCGTCGGAAGGGGCCATCTATTTCGACGACGATCGCGTCGACGGTAGGTCACCGAGTGCGCGCAACGTCGCGATGGTGTTCCAGAACTACGCGCTGTACCCGCACATGACGGTCGCAGAGAACATCGGATATCCGTTGAAAGTACGGGGGTTTTCTCCGGACGAACGTGACGAAAAGATCGAAGGGGTAACCTCGCTGCTCCACATCGAAGATCAGGTCGAGAAAAAACCGGGTGCGCTGAGCGGTGGACAACGCCAGCGCGTAGCGCTCGCGCGCGCTATCGTCAGGGAACCCACGGTCTTCCTCCTCGACGAACCGCTGTCGAATCTCGACGCCAAACTCCGCCAGGAGATGCGAAGCGAGTTGAAACGACTCCAGAACGAACTGGAGATCACGACGGTGTACGTGACTCACAATCAGGAGGAGGCGATGAGCATGTCCGACAGGGTCGCCGTCATGAATCAGGGGACGGTACAACAGGTCGCCCCGCCTCAGGAACTCTACGACCGCCCGAGGACGGCGTGGGTTGCCCAGTTTATTGGATCGCCACCGATGAACCTGTTTCAGGGGACTCGCCAGAACGGGTCGATCGACCTCGGTGAGGCCGGGGCCGTCGACCTGAGTGGCGTACTCGAGGCCAAAGAGACCGTGGTGGAGACCAGTGAACGAGACGACGTTCAAGCAACCGCCTTGCTGGCATCAGATTCCCAAGGTACCGTCTCACTCGGCATTCGACCGGAGAATCTGAGCCTCGTTTCGTCGCCACCATCGTCAGGCAACGTCATCGAAGGGAGAGTGGATACGGTCGAACCGATGGGAGAGTACATTCTGGTCAACGTGTCGGTAAACGATCAAATTGTCAACGCGAAGGTGTCCGATCGAACCGTCTCTCGCGGCGATCGAGTATACCTCACGTTCGACACAAACGACGCCTACGTGTACGACACGAACGGTGACCTCGTCGCATGA
- the metG gene encoding methionine--tRNA ligase, translating to MSHENFPTDRPAVVTCGLPYANGDLHIGHLRGYIGADTFNRALRTLGQQSVYVCGSDMHGTPVAVNADKEGVDPEEFALRWHEQYTETFPKFSVDFDNYGHTHEETNVELTQSIVRALEDGGYVYEDEVLVAYDPQADDHLPDRYVVGTCPYCGEKARGDECDEGCQRHLEPGEIENPTSVRTGNPAEYRERTHKFFHVSEFADYLTDFLDGLEGTSNARNQPRQWIEEGLQDWCLTRDMDWGIDYPGAEDEDIVLYVWVDAPIEYIASTKQYSERVGNEEYDWEEVWRDDGEIVHVIGRDIIQHHTIFWPAMLEGAGYNTPRGIAATGFITIDGKGLSTSRNRAIWAREYLEEGFHPDLLRYYLTTTGGLQQDVDFTWTAFQEKVNGELVGTIGNFWYRSLLFAYRNYEGTPDAEVSDEVRTRIEDALEETRTAVNDYSIRDVGLSATRLAQFGNEYIQRNEPWKLTDDEPERAAQVIRDCVQIAKAVGVLLQPVAPGKAQALWDQLGEDGSVADTVLETALEAPPRAFEEPGELFEKIEDDRVEELEAKLEAKIEAAADRAEAESDSEPMTETTDDTTEDASTETETSDLEPLLEDRIGFEEFQELDIRVGQIEVAEGIEGADDLARLEVDIGFETRQVVAGIKRLHDLESLPGTKCILLANMEPAELFGVESNGMVLAAGEEADLLTTHGDAELGEKIR from the coding sequence ATGAGCCACGAGAACTTTCCGACGGACCGTCCGGCGGTGGTGACCTGTGGGTTACCGTACGCGAACGGTGACCTGCACATCGGGCACCTCCGCGGGTACATCGGTGCAGACACGTTCAATCGAGCACTCCGGACACTGGGTCAGCAGTCAGTCTACGTCTGTGGGTCGGACATGCACGGAACGCCCGTCGCCGTCAACGCGGATAAAGAAGGAGTCGACCCCGAAGAATTCGCGCTGCGCTGGCACGAGCAGTACACCGAAACGTTCCCAAAGTTTAGCGTCGACTTCGACAACTACGGACACACCCACGAGGAGACGAACGTCGAACTCACCCAGTCCATCGTTCGCGCCCTCGAGGATGGGGGCTACGTCTACGAAGACGAGGTACTCGTCGCCTACGACCCACAGGCAGACGACCACCTTCCCGACCGTTACGTCGTCGGTACCTGTCCATACTGCGGGGAGAAAGCGCGCGGCGACGAGTGTGACGAAGGCTGTCAGCGGCACCTCGAACCCGGTGAAATCGAGAATCCGACCAGCGTCCGGACCGGGAATCCGGCGGAGTACCGCGAGCGAACCCACAAGTTCTTCCACGTCTCGGAGTTCGCGGACTACCTCACCGACTTCCTCGACGGCCTCGAGGGAACCTCGAACGCACGAAACCAGCCACGTCAGTGGATCGAAGAGGGACTACAGGACTGGTGTCTCACTCGCGACATGGACTGGGGAATCGACTATCCCGGTGCTGAGGACGAGGACATCGTCCTCTACGTCTGGGTCGACGCGCCTATCGAGTACATCGCCTCGACGAAACAGTACAGCGAACGCGTCGGGAACGAGGAGTACGACTGGGAAGAGGTCTGGCGAGATGACGGCGAAATCGTCCACGTGATCGGCCGGGACATCATCCAGCACCACACCATCTTCTGGCCGGCGATGCTCGAGGGAGCAGGCTACAACACTCCACGAGGAATCGCCGCGACCGGCTTCATCACCATCGACGGCAAGGGGCTCTCGACCAGTCGAAACCGTGCCATCTGGGCCAGAGAGTACCTCGAGGAAGGGTTCCACCCCGACCTCCTTCGGTACTATCTCACGACGACCGGCGGACTCCAGCAGGACGTCGACTTCACCTGGACGGCCTTCCAGGAGAAGGTCAACGGCGAACTCGTCGGCACGATCGGCAACTTCTGGTACCGGTCGCTGCTGTTTGCCTACCGCAACTACGAGGGCACGCCCGACGCCGAAGTCTCGGACGAAGTCCGAACGCGAATCGAGGACGCTCTCGAGGAGACGCGAACCGCGGTGAACGACTACTCGATCAGGGACGTCGGTCTGAGCGCAACCCGACTCGCCCAGTTCGGCAACGAGTACATCCAGCGTAACGAGCCCTGGAAACTCACCGACGACGAGCCGGAACGCGCCGCACAGGTTATTCGTGACTGTGTGCAGATCGCCAAAGCCGTCGGCGTCTTGCTCCAGCCGGTCGCGCCGGGCAAAGCACAGGCCCTCTGGGACCAACTCGGCGAGGACGGCTCAGTTGCAGACACCGTCCTCGAGACCGCCCTCGAGGCACCGCCCCGGGCGTTCGAAGAACCCGGCGAACTGTTCGAAAAGATCGAAGACGACCGCGTCGAGGAGCTCGAGGCCAAACTCGAGGCGAAAATCGAGGCGGCAGCCGACCGTGCGGAAGCTGAAAGTGACAGCGAACCCATGACCGAAACCACTGACGACACGACCGAAGACGCATCGACCGAAACCGAGACGAGCGATCTCGAACCCCTGCTCGAGGACCGAATCGGCTTCGAAGAGTTTCAGGAACTCGATATCCGGGTCGGCCAGATCGAAGTGGCTGAAGGCATCGAGGGGGCCGACGACCTGGCTCGCCTCGAGGTCGATATCGGCTTCGAAACCCGACAGGTCGTCGCCGGCATCAAACGCCTCCACGACCTCGAGAGCCTGCCGGGAACGAAGTGTATCCTACTCGCGAACATGGAGCCCGCAGAACTGTTTGGTGTCGAGTCCAACGGCATGGTGCTTGCAGCCGGCGAGGAAGCCGATCTGCTGACGACTCACGGCGACGCCGAGCTGGGCGAGAAAATCCGGTAA
- a CDS encoding sodium-dependent transporter, giving the protein MNNSVDTVSRDAWATRAGFILAAVGSAVGLGNIWRFPFQVGQEGGAAFLLIYLLFVAAIGFPAMLVEFVIGRYTNRNPVGALAQLGRGLWGYVGWVFIATGFIILSYYSVVAGWTIRYTIIGLQDGYLADGAAAESQFLDVASGLDAIFFHAVFMAVVIAIVALGIKRGIELAVKLLVPAIIVISLGMALYAFTLAGASDAYSYYLSPDFGVIASNWTSILPAAAGQAFFTLSLGMGAMITYASYLEEDRNLAEDGAIIVGFDTAIAFVTGLIVFPILFTAGVDPADPGPGAIFVSLAAAFGDLTLGWLIGAVFFATVAIAALSSAISLLEVVVSYLIDEHDIDRVTATLAIGGGLFVLGLPSAWDLVLLDLFDGFADQILLVLGGLLLALFVGWKIPDLAVGELKKGIGPIDSWGTLWVWLIRVPVVIVLVISLALGILGYVEFLQDDFIPWLEG; this is encoded by the coding sequence ATGAACAATAGCGTCGATACGGTCTCGAGAGACGCGTGGGCGACGCGGGCTGGATTCATCCTCGCTGCTGTCGGGAGCGCGGTCGGGTTAGGCAACATCTGGCGGTTTCCGTTTCAGGTCGGCCAGGAAGGCGGCGCTGCCTTCCTGTTGATCTACCTGCTTTTCGTCGCCGCAATCGGCTTCCCGGCGATGCTCGTCGAGTTCGTTATCGGTCGGTATACGAACCGCAATCCCGTGGGTGCGCTCGCACAACTGGGTCGGGGTCTCTGGGGATACGTCGGCTGGGTTTTCATCGCGACCGGATTCATCATCCTCTCGTATTACAGCGTCGTCGCTGGCTGGACGATTCGCTACACCATCATCGGGCTCCAGGACGGCTATCTGGCGGATGGCGCGGCAGCTGAATCACAGTTTCTCGACGTTGCCAGTGGTCTGGACGCGATTTTCTTCCACGCCGTTTTCATGGCGGTAGTCATCGCTATCGTCGCACTCGGAATCAAACGCGGTATCGAACTTGCGGTCAAACTCCTCGTTCCGGCGATTATCGTGATCTCCCTCGGGATGGCCCTGTACGCGTTCACGCTCGCGGGTGCGAGTGATGCCTACAGCTACTATCTGTCACCCGATTTCGGCGTCATCGCCAGCAACTGGACGAGCATTCTGCCCGCGGCCGCTGGACAGGCGTTTTTCACGCTCTCACTGGGCATGGGTGCGATGATCACCTACGCCTCCTATCTCGAGGAGGACCGAAACCTCGCCGAGGACGGGGCGATCATCGTTGGTTTCGACACCGCGATCGCGTTCGTTACCGGATTGATCGTCTTCCCAATCTTGTTTACTGCCGGCGTCGATCCTGCTGATCCCGGTCCGGGGGCGATTTTCGTCAGTCTTGCAGCTGCATTCGGTGACCTGACACTCGGCTGGTTGATCGGAGCCGTGTTCTTCGCCACCGTCGCTATCGCCGCGCTCTCGAGTGCCATCTCGCTGCTCGAGGTCGTCGTTTCCTATCTGATCGACGAACACGATATCGACCGCGTGACCGCGACGCTGGCTATCGGCGGCGGCCTGTTCGTCCTCGGTCTTCCATCGGCGTGGGACCTCGTCTTGCTCGATCTGTTCGACGGTTTCGCCGACCAGATTCTATTAGTGCTCGGTGGCCTCTTGCTCGCGCTTTTCGTCGGCTGGAAGATTCCCGACCTGGCCGTCGGCGAACTCAAAAAAGGGATCGGTCCGATCGATTCGTGGGGGACGCTCTGGGTCTGGCTCATCAGAGTTCCCGTCGTCATCGTCCTCGTCATCTCTCTGGCGCTCGGTATCCTCGGCTACGTCGAGTTCCTGCAGGACGATTTCATCCCGTGGCTCGAAGGGTGA
- a CDS encoding PAS domain-containing response regulator, giving the protein MRGEIRVLHVDDEPSLVELSKTFLERVNDRLRVETATGVLEGKELLDNGIDCVVSDFDMPGANGLEFLSTVRASYPSLPFILFTGKGSEEIASKAISAGVTDYLQKEHGTDQYTVLANRIENAVEQHRSKLALERSQQRLDLFFEHSPLGVIEWDSEIRIRRVNEAATDIVGYSERELVGDSWQSIVSADERTRFESNMTALLEGRSSGRELFKIRRKDGTIRNCEWNDHLVMGDGGELSRVFSQIQDVTERYENRRRLEALIDNLPGMVYQHRDDDEWTLELIRGSCEALTGYTAEELLENVEIAERLIHPDDRDWVRRQTDASKAEGEDFDLIYRIIDKDGTVRRVWERGGMIVTPDGDSLHEGLLIDITDLDVGTLEE; this is encoded by the coding sequence GTGCGGGGGGAAATTCGGGTATTGCACGTCGACGACGAGCCGTCACTGGTAGAACTCTCGAAAACCTTTCTCGAACGTGTGAACGACCGGCTACGCGTCGAAACCGCCACGGGCGTCCTCGAGGGGAAAGAACTACTCGATAATGGAATCGACTGCGTCGTCAGCGATTTCGATATGCCCGGAGCGAACGGTCTCGAGTTTCTGTCGACCGTTCGGGCCTCTTACCCCTCGTTGCCGTTTATCCTCTTTACCGGGAAAGGAAGCGAGGAAATCGCGAGCAAGGCCATCTCTGCCGGCGTCACGGATTATCTCCAGAAAGAACACGGGACGGACCAGTATACCGTCCTGGCCAACCGAATCGAAAACGCCGTCGAGCAACATCGGTCAAAACTCGCTCTCGAACGAAGCCAACAGCGACTCGATCTGTTTTTCGAGCATTCCCCCCTCGGAGTCATCGAGTGGGATAGCGAGATTCGTATTCGGCGCGTGAACGAGGCCGCAACCGACATAGTTGGTTACAGCGAGCGTGAACTCGTAGGTGACTCGTGGCAATCTATCGTTTCGGCCGACGAACGAACACGGTTCGAATCGAACATGACAGCGCTCCTCGAGGGTCGCAGTAGTGGTCGCGAGTTGTTCAAAATCCGCCGAAAGGATGGAACGATACGCAACTGTGAGTGGAACGACCACCTCGTGATGGGCGACGGCGGTGAACTGAGCCGAGTCTTTTCGCAGATTCAGGACGTCACCGAACGCTACGAAAACAGACGGCGACTCGAGGCACTGATCGATAATTTACCAGGAATGGTGTATCAACATCGGGACGATGACGAGTGGACGCTCGAGTTGATTCGCGGCTCTTGCGAAGCGCTGACCGGCTACACCGCCGAGGAGTTGCTCGAAAACGTCGAAATCGCCGAGAGACTCATTCACCCGGATGATCGCGATTGGGTACGCCGGCAAACGGACGCCAGCAAGGCCGAAGGCGAGGATTTCGACCTCATCTATCGAATTATCGACAAAGACGGCACCGTCCGTCGAGTCTGGGAGCGCGGCGGGATGATAGTTACACCGGACGGTGACTCCCTGCACGAGGGCCTCTTGATCGACATCACCGACCTGGACGTGGGAACACTCGAGGAATAG